One Tenrec ecaudatus isolate mTenEca1 chromosome 12, mTenEca1.hap1, whole genome shotgun sequence DNA segment encodes these proteins:
- the ZNF668 gene encoding zinc finger protein 668: protein MEAESAEAQSPAVGYKRAGRRYKCLSCTKTFPNAPRAARHAATHSSADGKEEVAEVKSKPETEPKPEEAGGDKGSGAAAKPRPYACPLCPKSYKTAPELRSHGRSHTGEKPFPCPECGRRFMQPVCLRVHLASHAGELPFRCTHCPKAYGALSKLKIHQRGHTGERPYACADCGKSFADPSVFRKHRRTHAGLRPYSCERCGKAYAELKDLRNHERSHTGERPFLCSECGKSFSRSSSLTCHQRIHAAQKPYRCPACGKGFTQLSSYQSHERTHSGEKPFLCPRCGRMFSDPSSFRRHQRAHEGVKPYRCEKCGKDFRQPADLAMHRRVHTGDRPFKCLQCDKTFVASWDLKRHTLVHSGQRPFRCEECGRAFAERASLTKHSRVHSGERPFHCNACGKSFVVSSSLRKHERTHRSSEAAGAPPQQELVMGLALPVGVAGEGSAAPAAAPGLGDPSAGLLGLPTEPGGMMATQWQVVGMTVEHVECQNAGIGEASGPLAGSGEVACGEADEKPPQFACRECKETFSTLTLLRRHERTHPELRPFPCTQCGKSFSDRAGLRKHSRTHSSVRPYTCSHCPKGFLSASDLRKHERTHPVSVGTPTTPLEPLVALLGMPEEGPA from the exons ATGGAGGCGGAGTCTGCGGAGGCCCAGTCTCCAGCTGTTGGTTACAAGCGCGCGGGCCGCCGCTACAAGTGCCTGTCCTGCACCAAGACTTTTCCAAACGCACCCAGGGCAGCGCGCCACGCTGCGACGCACAGCTCTGCTGATGGCAAAGAGGAGGTGGCGGAGGTGAAGTCCAAGCCGGAGACAGAGCCCAAGCCAGAGGAGGCCGGCGGGGACAAAGGGTCCGGTGCAGCGGCTAAGCCTCGGCCCTACGCGTGTCCACTGTGCCCCAAATCCTACAAGACGGCCCCCGAGCTACGCAGCCACGGGCGCAGCCACACGGGCGAGAAGCCCTTCCCGTGCCCTGAGTGTGGCCGCCGCTTCATGCAGCCCGTGTGCCTGCGCGTGCACCTGGCCTCGCATGCAGGCGAGCTGCCCTTCCGCTGCACGCACTGCCCCAAGGCCTACGGCGCGCTCTCCAAGCTCAAGATCCACCAGCGGGGCCACACGGGCGAACGGCCCTACGCCTGCGCCGACTGCGGCAAGAGCTTCGCAGACCCCTCGGTATTCCGCAAGCACCGGCGCACGCACGCGGGCCTGCGGCCCTACAGCTGCGAGCGCTGCGGCAAGGCCTATGCGGAGCTCAAGGACCTCCGCAACCACGAGCG GTCCCACACCGGCGAGCGCCCCTTCCTGTGCTCCGAGTGTGGAAAGAGCTTCTCCCGCTCCTCCTCGCTCACCTGCCACCAGCGCATCCACGCGGCGCAGAAGCCCTACCGCTGCCCGGCCTGCGGCAAGGGCTTCACGCAGCTCAGCTCCTACCAGAGCCACGAGCGCACCCACTCGGGCGAGAAGCCCTTCCTGTGCCCGCGCTGCGGCCGCATGTTCTCCGACCCCTCCAGCTTCCGGCGGCACCAGCGGGCGCACGAGGGCGTGAAGCCGTACCGCTGCGAGAAGTGCGGCAAGGACTTCCGGCAGCCCGCCGACCTGGCCATGCACCGCCGCGTGCACACGGGCGACCGGCCCTTCAAGTGCCTGCAGTGCGACAAGACCTTCGTGGCGTCCTGGGACCTCAAGCGGCACACGCTGGTGCACTCGGGCCAGCGCCCCTTCCGCTGCGAGGAGTGCGGGCGAGCCTTCGCCGAGCGCGCCAGCCTCACCAAGCACAGCCGGGTGCACTCCGGGGAGCGGCCCTTCCACTGCAACGCCTGCGGGAAGTCCTTCGTGGTCTCGTCCAGCCTGCGGAAGCACGAGCGGACCCACCGCAGCAGCGAGGCGGCAGGGGCACCGCCCCAGCAGGAGCTGGTCATGGGGCTGGCCCTGCCGGTGGGCGTGGCGGGGGAGGGATCCGCGGCCCCCGCTGCAGCCCCGGGGCTAGGCGACCCATCGGCTGGGCTGCTCGGGCTGCCCACGGAGCCGGGCGGCATGATGGCCACGCAGtggcaagtggtgggcatgacGGTGGAGCACGTGGAATGCCAGAACGCTGGCATCGGGGAGGCCTCCGGCCCCCTGGCCGGGTCTGGTGAAGTGGCTTGTGGGGAGGCGGACGAGAAGCCACCGCAGTTTGCCTGCCGGGAATGCAAGGAAACCTTCTCCACGCTGACTTTACTGCGGCGCCACGAGCGCACCCACCCAGAGCTGCGGCCCTTCCCCTGCACCCAGTGCGGCAAGAGCTTCTCTGACCGGGCCGGCCTGCGCAAGCACAGCCGCACCCACAGCTCCGTGCGCCCCTACACCTGTTCCCACTGCCCCAAGGGCTTCCTGAGTGCCAGCGACCTACGCAAGCACGAGCGCACCCACCCCGTGTCCGTGGGGACCCCCACCACGCCCCTGGAGCCCCTTGTGGCTCTGCTAGGTATGCCTGAAGAGGGACCAGCCTGA